From a single Tachypleus tridentatus isolate NWPU-2018 chromosome 6, ASM421037v1, whole genome shotgun sequence genomic region:
- the LOC143254587 gene encoding uncharacterized protein LOC143254587, whose translation MFCVESHCFKFCGFQARQVETEKSSTVYRIIPTIFLRAELRTDFSLQRTGYTPLKPSLAITKRTNLKLLEDDAADDTMPTSVEEDVIQPTHDDDCHDTRADSFQSVSVQTLVSRS comes from the exons atgttttgtgtcgaaTCTCACTGTTTTAAATTctgtgggtttcaagccaggcaggttgaaaCTGAAAAATCATCGACAGTATACAGGATCATCCCCACCATCTTTCTTCGTGCAGAGCTGAGGACTGATTTCAGCCTGCAACGTACAGGTtacacccctctgaagccatcccttgccatcacgaaaagaacaaacttaaag ctTTTAGAGGACGATGCTGCTGATGACACAATGCCTACTTCTGTAGAGGAAGATGTGATTCAGCCCACCCATGATGATGACTGCCATGACACCAGAGCTGACTCATTTCAGAGTGTGTCTGTTCAGACTCTTGTAAGTAGATCatga